The Eremothecium cymbalariae DBVPG#7215 chromosome 8, complete sequence genome has a window encoding:
- the CPS1 gene encoding Gly-Xaa carboxypeptidase (similar to Ashbya gossypii AEL132W), giving the protein MVKLPGDLEDLQDSEVLRNTRKRKSNSILRVGVLTCGIFLLGWLLFYASSVTQFVLPSDWLLEMRFSSCGGGRGGGASGDGMFNSEFVTSSRCSKIAAVSPKFNKSIGTIFNDADFKSDAVLKLRGAVQIPTVIEDNYPPPSEDLEYYSEFFKLHKYLEEQFPLVHSSLKLEKVNKVGLLYTWNGSEPDLKPLLLTAHQDVVPVNPTTIDEWEYPPFDAFYDEKRDIIWGRGVLDDKYLLIAELIAVEQLLKDGFTPRRTLLIGFGFDEEVGGIQGAKEISKAVYERYGDDGIYALLDEGYGVRALNEHLYIAPILVSEKGYVDLEVKIHGHGGHSSAPPVHTTIGVASELISLIEDKVFPYHFNEGNPLNSMLECVAEHTDSMPYNVRRALLSTHRSRIDDMVITSYLSHNPLYSPMIRTTKAVDVIKGGVKANALPESTTFIVNHRVEITSSIDAVIEDDLVLVKRVARRHGYGITLEGKEIWPATPIGYIEVTPLNRLDPSPISPTSGSTWDVFAGTLQDVYESNVLVDKDIDFYVTGSLFSANTDSKFYWNSTKNIYRMSAAVYTPDMMEKIHSVNEYIHGSSLLNTIGFVYEYVVNVNEQFKDS; this is encoded by the coding sequence atggtCAAGTTGCCTGGGGATCTTGAGGATCTTCAGGACTCTGAAGTTTTGAGGAATACACGGAAGCGTAAAAGCAACTCTATTTTACGAGTCGGGGTTTTAACTTGTGGTATTTTTCTGCTAGGTTGGCTGTTGTTTTATGCTTCTTCAGTAACGCAGTTTGTTCTTCCTTCAGATTGGTTGCTGGAGATGAGGTTCTCGAGCTGTGGAGGCGGACGAGGAGGAGGTGCAAGCGGAGATGGTATGTTCAACTCGGAGTTTGTTACAAGTTCGCGCTGTTCCAAGATTGCCGCAGTTTCCCCAAAATTTAACAAGTCCATAGGGactatttttaatgatgcAGATTTCAAATCAGACGCAGTGTTGAAGTTGCGTGGGGCAGTGCAGATCCCAACAGTTATAGAGGACAACTACCCACCTCCTTCAGAAGATCTGGAATATTATTCCGAGTTCTTTAAATTACATAAGTACTTGGAGGAGCAGTTCCCTCTTGTTCATTCGTCTCTAAAGCTCGAGAAGGTGAATAAAGTAGGGTTGTTGTATACATGGAATGGGTCTGAGCCAGACTTAAAGCCGCTTCTCCTAACAGCGCATCAGGATGTGGTTCCTGTGAATCCGACGACTATCGATGAGTGGGAATATCCTCCGTTTGATGCGTTTTACGACGAGAAGAGGGATATAATTTGGGGGAGAGGTGTTCTAGATGATAAGTATTTACTAATAGCGGAGTTAATTGCTGTGGAACAACTTTTAAAGGATGGGTTTACCCCTAGGAGAACTTTGCTTATAGGGTTTGGTTTTGATGAGGAAGTCGGGGGTATCCAAGGTGCCAAGGAAATTTCAAAAGCGGTGTATGAGCGTTATGGTGATGACGGGATCTATGCACTTCTTGACGAAGGTTATGGTGTTCGAGCACTAAATGAACATTTATACATCGCTCCAATTTTGGTTAGTGAGAAAGGCTATGTCGATTTAGAAGTCAAGATCCATGGTCATGGCGGTCATTCCTCGGCGCCACCAGTTCACACTACGATTGGTGTTGCTTCTGAATTAATTTCTTTGATTGAAGATAAAGTGTTCCCATACCACTTTAATGAAGGAAACCCGCTAAATTCAATGCTAGAATGTGTTGCAGAACATACAGATTCTATGCCATATAATGTCCGCAGAGCTTTATTAAGTACTCACCGCAGTAGAATAGATGACATGGTCATTACTAGTTATCTTTCCCATAATCCCCTATATTCGCCAATGATAAGGACGACTAAAGCAGTAGATGTTATAAAGGGCGGTGTGAAGGCAAATGCTTTACCGGAGTCCACGACCTTCATAGTTAACCACAGAGTAGAAATCACCTCTTCTATAGATGCAGTTATAGAAGATGATCTGGTGCTTGTTAAAAGAGTAGCTAGAAGGCACGGGTATGGTATCACCTTAGAAGGCAAGGAAATCTGGCCGGCTACCCCTATTGGCTATATCGAGGTCACACCCCTTAATAGGTTGGATCCCTCTCCAATATCCCCTACAAGTGGTTCAACGTGGGATGTGTTCGCTGGCACATTGCAAGATGTTTATGAGTCCAATGTGCTCGTTGACAAAGATATTGACTTTTACGTTACGGGCTCATTATTTTCTGCGAATACGGACAGTAAGttttattggaattcaaCTAAAAATATCTATCGGATGAGTGCTGCGGTTTATACACCTGATATGATGGAAAAGATCCACTCAGTGAACGAATACATACATGGTTCTTCTCTCTTGAATACAATAGGGTTCGTTTATGAATATGTTGTGAACGTTAACGAACAATTTAAGGATTCTTAA
- a CDS encoding uncharacterized protein (similar to Ashbya gossypii AEL133C-A): MTTSKTTRRQVIRKIVSVQFNDKCDDDATSIIAYDEDIVANYVTSLICKFLQFDVNFNIMLVFAHSYDVQPFHEKYLQDFNATVLDSLEREGEDSWGDYRSKQTNILLTYKMAMFDACPYTDMIIFVDYLPDLDDYSHAIRNLKNGYGFCYLVFDPETVEAADTISSIYQKYDLHRHLQQYHSIADDSCSDLVPVDPNMEMLLSMLEVEENNAMHKHNYYDTVTY; this comes from the coding sequence atgaCTACGTCAAAAACAACTCGTCGTCAGGTCATCAGGAAAATCGTATCGGTCCAATTCAACGACAAGTGCGACGACGATGCGACCAGCATCATCGCGTATGATGAGGATATAGTCGCTAATTACGTTACGTCGTTGATCTGCAAGTTTCTGCAGTTCGACGTtaatttcaacatcatgCTGGTCTTTGCTCACAGCTACGATGTCCAACCGTTCCACGAAAAATACCTACAGGACTTCAACGCTACCGTCCTCGACTCGCTAGAGCGTGAGGGCGAAGACTCTTGGGGTGACTACCGTTCCAAACAAACCAATATTCTGCTGACATACAAGATGGCCATGTTCGATGCATGTCCCTACACAGACATGATCATCTTTGTCGACTACTTGCCCGACCTGGATGACTACTCTCACGCCATCAGAAACCTCAAAAATGGCTATGGTTTCTGCTACCTGGTTTTCGACCCGGAAACCGTTGAGGCTGCTGACACCATCTCCTCCATCTACCAAAAGTACGACCTCCACAGACATCTCCAACAATACCACTCTATAGCCGATGACTCTTGCTCTGACTTGGTCCCGGTAGATCCCAATATGGAAATGCTGCTGTCCATGTTGGAGGTCGAAGAGAATAACGCAATGCATAAGCATAACTACTACGACACCGTCACCTACTAA
- the RFA3 gene encoding Rfa3p (similar to Ashbya gossypii AEL133C), protein MSHHTPRIDPTQVSSTSCSVFRLIGRVAAQPKQDEITIQSPTTNREMITLTSIRVSQLTKFSVDSWYEFVCRAKDSGDAGFFVLDSIKLPLPDGDELSVEGVVALQQLTSKFPEIY, encoded by the coding sequence ATGTCGCATCATACTCCCCGAATTGATCCCACACAAGTGAGCAGCACGAGCTGCAGCGTGTTTCGTTTGATTGGCAGGGTTGCGGCGCAGCCTAAGCAGGACGAAATTACCATTCAATCTCCTACAACCAATAGGGAAATGATCACGTTAACTTCGATACGCGTGTCGCAGCTGACTAAATTCAGCGTGGACAGTTGGTATGAGTTTGTTTGCCGGGCGAAGGATTCAGGGGATGCAGGGTTTTTTGTACTTGACTCAATAAAGTTGCCGTTGCCAGATGGCGATGAGTTGAGTGTGGAGGGTGTGGTTGCGTTGCAGCAGCTCACAAGCAAGTTTCCGGAGATTTATTGA
- the KRE9 gene encoding Kre9p (similar to Ashbya gossypii AEL134W), with the protein MQVGFLGLKVLVWWFLSTLVRADMDVIRPAGGDKFSAASGSARITLGWKFATETYPRLEDVVVYNITLCWGPPDEGQFKCGHNLGANILPNQLKEENGELTYPVVIKADLVPDGEYFIQLTANAGIMGYSIHYSDRFLLESMSKLATDTTHYKGKPWGEGHITADKSGSSFNPTLGYITVPYTEQTALTRWAPIQTQPGTTVTATTWSIRHPTSAVSYYASLKLYAFQLSTITIPRTDSFTSVINGQTPAPQPSENGLGYDPKSRLTLSTRKLNYRAAAKSRAKR; encoded by the coding sequence ATGCAAGTAGGGTTTCTTGGGCTGAAAGTGCTAGTGTGGTGGTTTTTGTCGACGCTGGTACGAGCAGATATGGATGTGATCAGGCCTGCTGGAGGGGACAAGTTTTCTGCAGCTTCTGGATCCGCTAGGATAACACTAGGATGGAAATTTGCAACTGAGACTTATCCCAGGCTCGAAGATGTGGTAGTTTACAATATCACCTTATGCTGGGGTCCACCTGACGAAGGCCAGTTTAAATGTGGCCACAATCTTGGAGCAAACATCCTGCCTAACCAACTCAAGGAAGAAAATGGGGAGCTAACCTACCCTGTGGTTATAAAGGCTGATCTTGTGCCTGATGGAGAGTACTTTATTCAGTTGACGGCGAATGCAGGCATTATGGGATATTCTATCCATTATTCCGATCGTTTTCTATTAGAATCGATGTCCAAACTAGCAACGGACACAACGCATTACAAGGGAAAACCCTGGGGAGAAGGGCATATAACTGCAGACAAGTCTGGGAGTTCATTCAATCCTACTTTAGGGTACATTACAGTGCCCTACACCGAACAAACAGCACTCACTCGATGGGCTCCGATACAGACACAACCAGGAACCACTGTAACCGCCACCACATGGTCTATTCGCCACCCGACTAGTGCCGTTAGTTACTATGCCAGTTTGAAGTTATATGCGTTCCAACTCAGCACAATAACCATCCCTAGGACAGACAGTTTTACGTCCGTGATCAACGGCCAGACTCCGGCTCCCCAACCCAGCGAAAATGGGCTCGGATACGATCCTAAGAGCAGATTGACCCTCTCAACACGCAAGCTGAACTATCGCGCCGCAGCCAAGAGCCGCGCAAAACGGTAG
- the SWI3 gene encoding Swi3p (similar to Ashbya gossypii AEL135C), translating into MSSSSNSVDNYEDLSEQGIEGVSSWGANMEEEANKQHEEQQIQQEEQETEQGDGGDGGDRGAEQTGEGEDILMESSSEMDMLGGGRGVSEEQRRYGELELESYGNLEDEGSNTDLVSNSAGLDFAAGVDGMDDVLLGVVDEQSAEAGYAAGAETESGETAEAGNLGLEGEEDREQSELSEQRKTVEEESVLQQSLDEDDVASFSEESRQQEKAVDDGISDALPKESMGEEMDMGHKEQTGTVDDIKEEFEAINKNDAKAEDEDDNEMDTIRESNKAQSKGEEAEPEYVVPQTHEIVIPSYAKWFHLNKIHEIEKKSLPEFFINRIPSKTPQVYVKYRNFMVNSYRLNPNEYFTFTSARRNLCGDAGSIFRVHKFLSKWGLINYQVDSKLKPKAVEPPFTGEYATRHDAPRGLFPFQSYKPAVQIPDMSRLKKMMTQLKDPVLHVDEESQSELKIEDDQDKLTNGKRLSNGTAGSSFKPPKKPRLEDMIDKNWTKEEVLKLLKSLQQYGADWLQVSKDVGNKTPEQCILRFLQLPIEDNFLDDQETLGPLKYGAHLPFSKADNPVMSTLAFLIGLVDPKTIQSMTQRAIKMVGDNEIDSKRDPDETIASTVKEATEVAVSTLGFRSHVFASNEERQINSITNELINTQLKKVDLKLKLLDTMEKSLEMERKALQKQQEEVFVQKFSFSRHVANMLEKFDNILNEYPDPDRLREHMESLKKMVTNPPTFSIGPTSDQTPGSASNGPNQTPLTAANEASVTSFDESHVKPVSMDAPQLYRYWSG; encoded by the coding sequence ATGTCCAGTAGTAGTAACTCTGTGGATAACTATGAAGACTTGAGCGAACAGGGAATTGAGGGGGTTTCGAGCTGGGGGGCGAATATGGAGGAGGAAGCCAATAAACAACACGAAGAACAGCAAATACAACAGGAGGAGCAAGAGACGGAACAGGGAGATGGGGGGGATGGGGGAGACAGGGGGGCAGAGCAGACGGGGGAGGGGGAGGATATTTTGATGGAGTCTTCTTCGGAGATGGATATGCTTGGTGGGGGGAGGGGGGTGTCAGAAGAACAGAGAAGGTACGGGGAGCTGGAGCTTGAGTCGTATGGCAATCTGGAGGATGAAGGTAGCAACACTGACTTGGTGTCAAATAGTGCGGGGCTTGATTTTGCAGCGGGAGTGGATGGAATGGATGACGTATTGTTGGGGGTTGTAGATGAGCAGTCTGCAGAAGCAGGATACGCAGCAGGCGCCGAAACAGAATCTGGGGAAACTGCAGAGGCAGGTAATTTGGGGTtggaaggagaagaagatcGGGAGCAATCCGAGTTATCAGAGCAGCGAAaaacagttgaagaagaaagtgTGTTGCAGCAAAGTttggatgaggatgatgtCGCAAGCTTTTCCGAGGAATCGCGGCAGCAGGAAAAGGCTGTGGACGATGGGATCTCAGACGCCCTCCCAAAGGAATCTATGGGAGAAGAGATGGACATGGGTCACAAAGAACAAACTGGTACCGTAGATGATATCAAGGAGGAATTTGAAGCTATCAACAAGAACGATGCTAAAGCGGAGGACGAGGACGATAATGAAATGGATACCATACGAGAGTCCAACAAAGCACAGTCCAAGGGGGAGGAGGCTGAGCCAGAATATGTAGTCCCCCAAACGCATGAGATTGTTATACCCTCTTACGCTAAGTGGTTCCATCTTAATAAAATTCATgagattgaaaagaaatcacTTCCTGAGTTTTTTATCAACCGTATCCCGTCCAAAACCCCGCAAGTCTATGTGAAGTATCGAAACTTTATGGTAAACTCCTACAGGCTGAACCCTAATGAATATTTCACCTTTACTTCTGCAAGACGGAATCTGTGTGGTGACGCGGGATCTATTTTTAGAGTCCACAAGTTTCTCTCGAAATGGGGTTTGATTAACTACCAAGTTGATAGCAAACTGAAACCTAAGGCTGTTGAGCCGCCTTTCACAGGTGAATATGCAACAAGGCATGATGCTCCCCGCGGTTTGTTTCCCTTTCAATCTTACAAGCCTGCAGTACAAATTCCCGATATGTCAcgtttgaagaagatgatgaccCAATTAAAAGATCCCGTTCTCCATGTTGACGAAGAATCGCAGTCGGAGTTGAAAATAGAGGATGACCAAGATAAATTAACAAACGGTAAAAGGCTGTCGAATGGTACCGCTGGTAGCAGCTTCAAACCACCTAAAAAACCAAGACTTGAGGATATGATAGACAAGAATTGGACAAAAGAggaagttttaaaactattGAAATCTCTCCAACAATATGGTGCTGACTGGCTCCAGGTTTCTAAAGATGTTGGCAATAAGACTCCTGAACAATGTATTCTGAGATTTTTACAGCTTCCTATCGAGGATAACTTTTTAGACGATCAAGAGACGCTGGGTCCACTAAAATATGGCGCACACTTGCCCTTCAGTAAAGCCGATAACCCAGTTATGAGTACATTGGCTTTCTTGATTGGTTTGGTTGACCCGAAAACAATCCAATCAATGACCCAAAGAGCAATCAAAATGGTTGGCGACAACGAAATAGACTCTAAAAGAGACCCCGATGAGACTATAGCAAGCACAGTCAAAGAGGCTACGGAAGTTGCTGTTTCAACTTTAGGTTTTAGATCACATGTGTTTGCCAGTAACGAGGAAAGACAAATAAATTCGATAACTAACGAACTGATTAATACACAGTTAAAAAAAGTTGACTTGAAGTTGAAGCTGTTAGATACCATGGAAAAGTCATTAGAAATGGAGCGCAAGGCACTGCAAAagcaacaagaagaagtttttgtGCAGaagttttcattttcaagACATGTAGCTAATATGCTAGAGaagtttgataatatattaaatgAATACCCAGATCCTGATAGATTACGGGAGCACATGGAATCCCTCAAAAAGATGGTTACAAATCCTCCAACCTTCTCTATCGGTCCAACGTCTGATCAAACACCGGGCTCTGCATCCAATGGTCCGAATCAGACCCCTCTAACTGCTGCAAACGAAGCAAGCGTTACTTCGTTTGATGAATCACATGTCAAACCTGTGTCGATGGATGCCCCACAATTGTACCGGTACTGGTCtggttga